The nucleotide window GTAGGCGTCGGGGTGGTGGCGGAGGTGCCGGATCCCGTAGCGGATCCGCTTGTGGAGGGCGCGGTCGTGGACGGCGTGGTGGTCGACGGCGTGGTTCCGCCGGCGACGGTTCCGCCCGACGAGGAGGCGCTCGGCACCGACGTCGTGATGGCGGCCGGGGCTCCGAGCTGCCAGCCGACGACGAGGACGGCGGCAGAGGACAGAATGCTTGCGGCGATGGCGCGTTTTCTCACCAGTCGAACCTTTCCACGTGAATCTGACGGTCGGGGAGTCCCGCCGCCTTGGCGTCTCTCACCACCAGGTCGGTCCAGGCCTGTGGTCCGCAGACGTACAGGTCGGAGTCGGCCAGGCGGGGGAAAACACTCGAGATAGTGACCCCGGCGCTGAGCGCCTCCGCCGACATCCAGGTGTCCAACCCGCGCGGCCGCGGGCCGATCATGGCATAGATGGCCGACCCGGCGGTGCGGGACAGCGCACCCACCTCGTCCCACAGGTAGCTCTGCGAATCATCGGTGCCGCGCAGCAGCACGGTGGCCTCGCCCGGGGTGAGTCTGGAGTGCTCGAGTAGTGACCGGATCGGCGTGATTCCGATTCCGGCGGCGACGACGGCGAGGTGCGGCGAGGTGCGGGCCGCGTCGGTGAACAGCCCGTACGGGCCTTCGATCGACACCCGGGTGCCCGGCCGCACCGAGGCGAGGGCGCGGCTGCCGGCGCCGAGGTCGCGAACGGTGATGCGGGCGCTCGTGGCGGTGGGCACCGCTGAAAACGAGATCGGATGCGCGTGCCACCAGGTGCCACCCGTCCAGAAGCGCCAGATCGCGTACTGGCCGCCCGCCGTCTGCAACCTGTCGAGGTGCCGACCGGCCAGGTGGATCGACACCACACCGGGGGCGATGGCCTCGATGCCGGACACCGTGATTGCGTGCCGGTAGGAACGGATGACCGGCACAACGAACCTGAACCAGCCGATCGAGCCGAAGGCGAGCACATAGAGTGCCAGCCAGTAGACGCGCTGCACGGTGCCGTCAGCGAGCACTCCGCCGGCGCTGAGCTGGTGGGGCAGCGCCACGAGCACGGCTGCGTAGCTGAGCAGGTGGATGGCGTGCCAGACCTCGTAGGGGAAGCGGCGGCGCACCGCGACGAGGGAGGACACGACGACAGCGACCAGCAGCCCCACGCCCAGGTACGCGGACGCCATGTCCGGGGTGTTGAACAGTGAGATCGTCTCGGCGAACACGTTCGATCCGTCGCTGAGCGCATACCCGGCGGTGAGCAGGACCCCGTGCGCGAGGATCAGGTACAGCGCCGGCTTGCCCAGGCGCCGGTGCTGCGCCATCGCCACGTCCTGGCCCACCGTGCGGTCGATGAACGGGATGCGGGCGGCGAGCACGAGCATCACCAGGATGAGGTCGGTGCCGACCAGGCCGGTCACGATTCCCAGCGCACTCACGGCGGATGCGACATCCGTCACGTAGCTCAGCCCGCCGTAGGAGAGGTAGAGCGCCACGGCAATCGCGGCCGAGGTCCAGAGCAGCGTGGCGAGGATGTCGGCTGCCCGCAGGCGGCGCCGGGTGCGGATGCGCCTGGCGCGCACCACGGGCGCCGCGGCACCGC belongs to Cryobacterium sp. SO2 and includes:
- a CDS encoding ferredoxin reductase family protein → MTVRQPSTATGATRARAPRGAAAPVVRARRIRTRRRLRAADILATLLWTSAAIAVALYLSYGGLSYVTDVASAVSALGIVTGLVGTDLILVMLVLAARIPFIDRTVGQDVAMAQHRRLGKPALYLILAHGVLLTAGYALSDGSNVFAETISLFNTPDMASAYLGVGLLVAVVVSSLVAVRRRFPYEVWHAIHLLSYAAVLVALPHQLSAGGVLADGTVQRVYWLALYVLAFGSIGWFRFVVPVIRSYRHAITVSGIEAIAPGVVSIHLAGRHLDRLQTAGGQYAIWRFWTGGTWWHAHPISFSAVPTATSARITVRDLGAGSRALASVRPGTRVSIEGPYGLFTDAARTSPHLAVVAAGIGITPIRSLLEHSRLTPGEATVLLRGTDDSQSYLWDEVGALSRTAGSAIYAMIGPRPRGLDTWMSAEALSAGVTISSVFPRLADSDLYVCGPQAWTDLVVRDAKAAGLPDRQIHVERFDW